The Deinococcus detaillensis genome includes a window with the following:
- a CDS encoding endonuclease III domain-containing protein, which produces MPPRARPARQHLSEQQPTEQQPTRTPRSKPSLAEQAPPPAELPEVARRLAKRYLPTPPTPRRAAEPLDGLISTILSQQNTAPITRRQFGGLKAAYPSWEMALADGPDGIETVLKAAGGGLSRIKANYIWNVLDQLETTRGELSLKDTRQMNDAEVRTLLESLPGVGMKTASCVLLFDLARPAMPVDTHILRITRRLEWLPAQWNAVKVERWYDEVLPATWAERYTFHVSAIRHGRETCKAQRPKCGECVLQELCPSAGVFLK; this is translated from the coding sequence TTGCCGCCTCGAGCCCGTCCAGCGCGGCAACATCTCTCTGAGCAGCAACCCACTGAACAGCAGCCGACCAGAACACCACGCTCCAAACCCAGCCTCGCTGAGCAAGCGCCGCCGCCTGCCGAGTTGCCGGAAGTGGCTCGCCGTCTGGCAAAGCGCTATCTGCCCACGCCGCCCACGCCCCGCAGGGCGGCTGAGCCCCTTGACGGCCTGATCAGCACCATTTTGTCTCAGCAAAACACCGCGCCGATCACGCGGCGGCAGTTCGGAGGACTCAAGGCGGCGTATCCGAGCTGGGAGATGGCACTGGCCGACGGCCCCGACGGCATTGAAACGGTGCTGAAGGCGGCGGGCGGGGGCCTATCGCGCATCAAGGCCAACTACATCTGGAATGTGCTTGACCAACTCGAAACCACACGTGGCGAACTCAGCCTCAAAGACACCCGCCAGATGAACGACGCCGAGGTTCGCACGCTCCTAGAAAGCTTGCCCGGCGTGGGCATGAAAACCGCTTCATGTGTTTTGCTGTTCGATCTGGCGCGGCCCGCCATGCCGGTGGACACCCACATTTTGCGGATTACCCGCCGCTTGGAGTGGCTGCCCGCCCAGTGGAACGCGGTGAAAGTCGAGCGTTGGTATGACGAAGTCTTGCCCGCGACTTGGGCTGAGCGCTACACCTTTCATGTCTCGGCCATCCGGCACGGGCGTGAAACCTGCAAAGCCCAGCGGCCCAAGTGCGGCGAGTGCGTCTTGCAAGAGCTTTGCCCGTCGGCGGGGGTGTTTTTGAAGTGA
- a CDS encoding DUF4388 domain-containing protein — MDQQRDNRSGLRAALPPATDQRQIAFIEGQLTYDILEDLFLYLCRRQETLVWQLTTLAGEFSVVFDQGQPADCMFRPSRPIGAYVGLKALRTLFQQQGGQFSVSRSAAPIRRRSLSGSGENLLMALAAQGDERSAPAVLSGTTFDSSAELDSVQDLPPDAHRTAFLTSSADMPLADVLQLFSVSRRSYRVKLSDLSVHPSPSRWLGEIELSAHQIISADVGSERGQPAFNKLLNFAGALRIEVSPSSGSLPTGHDLPPNEPPPDKSPLGKLDKLLLSAVMAGELRSAPETGAEKPNAAEPPSALQRLGTFWRRK; from the coding sequence ACTGACCTACGACATCTTGGAAGATTTGTTTTTGTATTTGTGCCGCCGCCAAGAGACGCTGGTGTGGCAGCTCACGACCTTGGCGGGCGAGTTCAGCGTGGTGTTCGATCAGGGTCAGCCCGCCGACTGCATGTTCCGGCCCAGCCGACCTATCGGCGCTTACGTGGGCCTCAAGGCCCTGCGTACCCTCTTTCAGCAGCAGGGCGGGCAGTTTAGCGTCAGCCGGAGCGCGGCTCCCATCCGGCGGCGCAGTTTGTCGGGCAGCGGCGAGAACCTGCTGATGGCGCTGGCAGCGCAGGGCGACGAGCGTAGCGCCCCCGCCGTCCTCTCCGGCACCACCTTTGACAGCTCAGCGGAGTTGGATTCGGTGCAAGACCTACCGCCGGACGCCCACCGCACCGCGTTTTTGACTTCTTCGGCGGATATGCCGTTGGCCGATGTCTTGCAACTGTTTTCGGTGAGCCGCCGGAGTTACCGGGTAAAACTTTCTGATCTCAGCGTTCATCCCTCTCCTTCCCGCTGGCTCGGAGAAATAGAACTCAGCGCCCATCAAATCATCAGCGCGGACGTGGGCAGTGAGCGAGGTCAACCTGCTTTCAATAAACTCCTGAACTTTGCAGGTGCCCTGCGGATTGAAGTCAGTCCAAGTTCGGGTTCTCTACCCACAGGTCATGACTTGCCACCAAATGAGCCGCCGCCGGATAAGTCACCGCTGGGCAAACTCGACAAGCTGCTGCTGAGCGCGGTGATGGCAGGCGAACTCAGGTCGGCACCTGAAACGGGCGCTGAAAAGCCGAACGCTGCTGAACCACCGTCAGCTTTACAGCGCTTGGGAACATTCTGGCGGCGCAAGTAA